CAGGCGCGGGCGCGGTAGCGGCGCTGGAGGGAACGCGCGCCGGACGGCTGTTCGGAACTCCAGCGTTCGCCGACGGTCCGTGGGACGAAACAACGGTGGTTAAGACGATTCGCGCCCTCGGGGCGACCGGATACGTCCGGCTCGGAGACGGCGGCGCCGGCGAGCCGCACTTGGTTCGCGACGAAATGGCGCCGGCGCGCGCCGGCCGTGAAACCACGCGAGTTTCGCTGCTGTACTTCGCGCACCTCACCGACATCCACATCATCGACACACAGTCCCCACTGCGGCCGGAGTTCCTGGACCCAACGAGCTTCTCGCCGTCGCCGGCCCCGTTCAACTCCGCATGGCGTCCGCACGAGCCCCTGACGACGCACGTCCTCGAAGCGATGGTGCGACGCGTCAACCGAATCCCTTTGAGCCCCCTGAGCGGGGCGGCAATGAACTTCGTGCTCGCCGGCGGAGACGCGGCCGACAACGCCCAGCTCAACGAAGCTCGGTGGTTCGTCGACATCCTCGACGGCGGGCGGATCACCCCGGACTCGGGAACGAAGGGGGTCTACGAAGGCGTACAACGAGCCTCGTATCCCAACCCGGCTTACTGGCATCCCGACGACCCATCCCGAGACCAGTACGGAATCCAGTTCGGATTCCCGCTCATTCCCGGCTTGCTCGAAGCGTCGATTGCGCCGTTCATGGCCGAAGGCCTGCGAGTTCCGTGGCTGTCGATGACGGGAAACCACGACACGCTGTGGCAAGGGAACTGCCCGACTGAAGGGGCGGCCGGTGTCCCCTTCGCTGCCATAGCAACCAGCGGAGCAAAGCCGGAGGGAGGAGCGACGCCCGACCGCGAACGCGAAATCCTCAAGACGCGCGACTGGATCGCACAGCACTTCGCGACGCCAAGTCGGCCCGGCCCGGTCGGACACGGGTTCACGCAGGAGAACCTGCGAAGCGGCACCGGCTACTACGCCCGCAATGAGGGAAACAACGTGCGGCTGATCGTCCTGGATTCAGTCAACCCGAACGGCTACGCGAACGGCAGCCTGGACGCCGCACAGATGCAATGGCTGGAGAGCGAATTGATCTCGTGCCACTCCCGGTACCTCACACCTGCGGGCGACTGGGCGACCACGGGCAACACCAACCGTCTTGTGATCCTGACAGGGCACCACAGCTTGTACTCGATGGACAACCCCCTGATCGGCCCGGTCACGACCGAGCCACGCGTGCTCGGCGATCAAGTTACGGCGCTGCTCGCGCGATTCCCAAACATCGTGCTGTACGTGGGTGGACACGTCCACGAGAACAGAATCGTGGCGCACCCGGGCCCCGACGGTTCGTACGGGTTCTGGGAGATCGCGACGGCGTCACACATCGACTGGCCGCAACAGTCGCGCATCCTTGAGCTGCTCGACAACAAAGACAGCACGCTGTCTGTTTGGGTAACCGTCTTCGACCACGTCGCGCCGGCGAGTCCGGGCACGGGATTCGACGTCATCGACCTCGCGAGCATCTCGCGCGAACTGTCGTACAACGACCCTCAGTCGGGCGCCAACGGAGGGAAGAACTTCTCGGCTTTGGAGAAGAGCAAGGCGACGGGGCAGCCGATCGACCGCAACGTCGAACTGATCCTGCGCGCGCCATTCTGATCCGCAGTCCAGCCCCGGAAGTGCAGAGGGCGCCACAGTTGTGGCGCCCTTCGGAGAAGTCGGCGGCTACTTCTTCCCGCCCTTCTTCGGCTGCTTGGGCTTCTTGACTTCTTTCTTAGGCTTGTCGCGGCCCTTGGCCATGGCGATCCCTCCTGTCGTACGGCACCGCGAGCCTACCAAAGGATTGGCGTGGCTCCGCCTCTTCCCGAAGAGGAATCAGTCGCCGGTGCGAACCGGGTCGAGCGCCGCCAGC
The genomic region above belongs to Actinomycetota bacterium and contains:
- a CDS encoding TIGR03767 family metallophosphoesterase, which encodes MNWTRRQFLGAIAGAGAVAALEGTRAGRLFGTPAFADGPWDETTVVKTIRALGATGYVRLGDGGAGEPHLVRDEMAPARAGRETTRVSLLYFAHLTDIHIIDTQSPLRPEFLDPTSFSPSPAPFNSAWRPHEPLTTHVLEAMVRRVNRIPLSPLSGAAMNFVLAGGDAADNAQLNEARWFVDILDGGRITPDSGTKGVYEGVQRASYPNPAYWHPDDPSRDQYGIQFGFPLIPGLLEASIAPFMAEGLRVPWLSMTGNHDTLWQGNCPTEGAAGVPFAAIATSGAKPEGGATPDREREILKTRDWIAQHFATPSRPGPVGHGFTQENLRSGTGYYARNEGNNVRLIVLDSVNPNGYANGSLDAAQMQWLESELISCHSRYLTPAGDWATTGNTNRLVILTGHHSLYSMDNPLIGPVTTEPRVLGDQVTALLARFPNIVLYVGGHVHENRIVAHPGPDGSYGFWEIATASHIDWPQQSRILELLDNKDSTLSVWVTVFDHVAPASPGTGFDVIDLASISRELSYNDPQSGANGGKNFSALEKSKATGQPIDRNVELILRAPF